Genomic DNA from Scomber scombrus chromosome 21, fScoSco1.1, whole genome shotgun sequence:
AATATTGCATTGtatttaataactttaatcAGCTGACTTCTACAATAAATATAGATCAAACAGGTGTTTGACTTGGCATATAAGCTTCCTCTCTAAACCTCTCTGGGCTCTTAGCGTGACATGCAGTTCATGGTAGATGTAGTATTGcaattgacaaaaacaaacacactaatGTTCTGGATCTCCATAATGGCCGCTGCAAAGATTACCagtgttaaacttttttttaaatgcaagagATGTTGTAATATAGGGAATCCTATCTATTAAACAATGCAAATATCAATGCACTTGATGCAAGACTTAGTAACACTTTCACATCCATGAAGCCTTGTGGGTGTATAGATTAAAATGAATGGACCCCTTGTGGCATAAATCATTATCTGCTCTATATTTTAACATCTATTTTTGGTTTGACTGAGGTGTCTTTATTTATGTGGTTCTGCTTCCTCATGTACCAGTCGTGTTGACAAAATTGACAAGACCAAATTCTGTATCTTACTGTCAGTAGTTTTTAAAACCATCTTCTTCCCTTTCTGAACAGACTCATGAAGTTTCAAGGGTGTCAAATGTCTGTGTCAGCCTTAATTATATCCATATGTCAGAGTCAAGTGCATACACCCCTTTTAACCCCCCCACGGTACGcctgtcccactgacctcaacACCTCCTTCAAACGCCTACCTCATCTTCACAGAGGGTATAAAAGTCAAGACGGACACAAAGACTTTGCACTTTTACATTAGATGAGTCGAAGAATCTTAAAGGCTCTCAAAGTGGATAAGAAGCACACTGTCTGAAGATGCCTACCAGACCTAATTCTACAAGAATCCTGTCAGAGACAAGCAAACCAGGTAAAACAATCTTGTACaatcttaaaacaaacaaacattttctaaGATAAATGTTTGTGATGTTGATTCATTGCAATAAATGGGTAAAGTTTGAGCTTCTGATGCATGACACAACCAACAGTTTTTATTGGGTGTAAATTTAAAGCCAGAGtgttcacacatacaaactCCTCAACTTGTCTGCTTTCCTAAACTTAAAGGGAAAGTATTTCAAATGTATGCTGAACTTGAGTATTACTTTGCCTACACGCATTTTAATAAACCACCTTTTGTGTTGCCAGAAGAGCTTTGCgctcaaaaacaacaatatgacAAAAGTTTTTGGGCATCCATGCTTCCTCAGGTTCACTAACACAAGTTGACATCAATGAAGGCAGCCAAAAACATTTCGTGTTCTTGTCTTCTGTATTTAAAAGTGACTTCTCGAGAGTGACCTTCTTCTGTCATCATTACTCAATGTAATAAGGATAATGCACCACTCTTCCTGAGCATAGAGGAAAAtcaatatatgaatgtaatttgttttatgatgttgATTGATATTTTCCATTATAAAAAATTGTTATGAAAGTATCATAGAAGAAGATACTTACAGTGGGGGTTCCCAGTTTCACCCGCTGCAGGGCTACTCATgaataagatatttcaagaatCAGGTGATgacagttaaaaatgaaaaaattgtCCACACTGTCCATCATTGtcttgtcattttttaacatgcaGACTTTTGTCAAATTCTTAGTCTTACTCACAACTTGTCTCAAATGTTTATGAATTACTCATTGCTTCAATTCCTCATTGAGTATCATGTTTCATGTCAAGACTGTTAAGAGTGTTGTGTCATGAGCAGTAAACAGCTCTTCACCTCCAGGCAGTTTAACCTTACTAGGCCTTTACATTTGTAGGAAAGAAAATTAAATCCAACAAGAATGAGAAGACAAATGCAGGTAATGGACTCATGCATACATTGACCTATACTCATACTTTGAACAttactttgtttatttcattattattattaccttacttttgttctatttttattcttctatgTCACGTTTGTGGTATCACAAGCCAAGACACATTCTTTGTATGCTTGCATCACTTGTAAAAAGTAATACAActgtttctgattctgattatATAGTGAACATCATTCTTCGTATTGTATTCAAGCCAACTTCCTCTCCTTACAGAAAAAGTTCCCATCTATGTGCCTAACATCCAAGAGCCAACAAGCAGAGCTGAGCTCATTAAGTGTACGTGACTTTTTCATCCAAAATTATTAAATGATCAgcaatattttacagtttttgttgttagtttataaataaaagatacCATTACCTGGTTTTCTCCTGTAGACTGGTTTAATTTGACTTTGGATGACAAGACTGCCAACAAGATGTTGTGGATTTCTGACAGTGGGTCTAAGGTGTGTCGTAGAACTGAGGAGATTTGTCCTGTCCTGGATAGACCAGAAAGATATGAGTGCTCTCCACAGGtcagtaaaaacaataatacaaatacatttataggCTATCTGGtaaagaaacaaatgtttaactttctttcttccttttctttgtttcatttctttgaAGGTGGTTTGCAAAGAGGGGATTTGGAAGATGAGGACTTACTGGGAAGTGGACTACTCAGGCTGGGTGGTAATTGGAGCCACCTATGAAGGAGCAGGAAGGAGGTCAGACTCTGGGCCAAGCGGCCTCGGAGAAAATGAGGAGTCCTGGGGTCTGTGCTGGTCAGGAACACGTTACCAGATTTGGTTTAACGGGGTCAACAAAGATATATACGATGTCCCATATTGCTCAACTATTGGGGTTTACATCGACCAGCCTGCAGGCAT
This window encodes:
- the LOC134003862 gene encoding stonustoxin subunit beta-like; amino-acid sequence: MPTRPNSTRILSETSKPEKVPIYVPNIQEPTSRAELIKYWFNLTLDDKTANKMLWISDSGSKVCRRTEEICPVLDRPERYECSPQVVCKEGIWKMRTYWEVDYSGWVVIGATYEGAGRRSDSGPSGLGENEESWGLCWSGTRYQIWFNGVNKDIYDVPYCSTIGVYIDQPAGIISFYTVTGEGAEREVKLLHRVKTTIEKKILPGFWMGIQSTHQISIQLNTYRRLWTDMLDSIVLAAVLIYFIPGCCVKTWFTEKGATVSDPRHSKPAGGNHISGGTPGKRKEVPEGAHSPAHPYRKHGLKCLELAQSAVLPAPGDTSQPQLLIDH